The following is a genomic window from Caproiciproducens sp. CPB-2.
AACCGTGGAAAAGGCGCAAGATATACCCGCTCCCGCCTGCCGGTTACGCTGGTTTATCAGGAAAGCTTTGCGACAAAAAGCGAAGCTCTCAGGCGGGAAGCCGCGCTCAAAAAGCTGAGTCATGCCGGGAAGATCGTGCTGATTGCGGGTGCCGGTTTGAGTCCATCCGCCGGCGCCGTCTGATTGATCCAATCAAGTATCACTTCCGCGGCAAGTCCGATATTTCCGAGCTGGCAGTGGCTCCCTGCATTTTCTTTTGCGGTAAACATTCGCGCCGTCAAAGAGCGCACGTTTGTCAGAGCGGAGATCTGTTCGGTTAACTGGTGAACGGGCACATAATGATCGTCCTGTCCTGCGAGCAGAAGAACATCCTGTGTAATGAGCGGCGAAATCTCCGCTGTGTTATAGGACAGGGTCTTGTGGAGGAAATCATAAGGGGAGTCGCTCCCCATCACGTGCATCCCTTGCCTGATCCCCCACTCCACTACAAGACTTTTTTTCATCATCAGGTCGACGGCTGTATTGATTTCCAAACGCCTGCCATGCAGGACGGCGTATCGTGCTTTTTCACGTAAGGAATCATCCATCTGGCGCAGCAGTACTTCAAAGAAGTCCGCAAGAACATCGAAGGCAATCACTCTTTTTACCCTTTTCTCGTAAGCGGCGGCCCTCAGAGCCAGGCAGCCGCCAAGGGACACACCAATCAGGGTGACATCATTGAGTTTGAAATAATCAAGGAGGGTATGGACTGGTTTTTCCCATTCGGGAATCATCGGCATGTTGCATTCTTCCAGCACTGTCCCCTGGCCGGGGCCATCGAAGGCAATCGTATCATAACCGGCGTCTTTCAAAACCAGAAGCATGCGCATGAACTCTTCAATGTAACCGTCAAACCCGTTGCACACGACGACAGTCCCTTGGGGGGATGGAGGCGTAAAACGATAGACTGAGAGATAACCGCTGTTATAAGGAATCCGGTATTGCTGATCATCTGTAATGCCATAATAAGCATTGTTCAGTGAAAGAAACCGGTGGCGCAGTTCCTGTTTCTGTGCATTGCTTTCCGGGACAAAAAACTCGGCTCCACGGAAATACGGGGCGGCTTTCAGCTTTTCGTCCCGGTCCAGCGCCTGATTGCCAAGGCGCGTAAATGATGCGATCAGATCTTCGTAAGAACGGA
Proteins encoded in this region:
- a CDS encoding GIY-YIG nuclease family protein, with the protein product MENGKADQYYTYMLLCSDGTIYSGYTTDPYRRAAVHNRGKGARYTRSRLPVTLVYQESFATKSEALRREAALKKLSHAGKIVLIAGAGLSPSAGAV
- a CDS encoding alpha/beta hydrolase — its product is MDKKWTTKDFPVGLFQMHPDVSVNFQMNRFYNWSNDETMREEMQAASPSIRSYEDLIASFTRLGNQALDRDEKLKAAPYFRGAEFFVPESNAQKQELRHRFLSLNNAYYGITDDQQYRIPYNSGYLSVYRFTPPSPQGTVVVCNGFDGYIEEFMRMLLVLKDAGYDTIAFDGPGQGTVLEECNMPMIPEWEKPVHTLLDYFKLNDVTLIGVSLGGCLALRAAAYEKRVKRVIAFDVLADFFEVLLRQMDDSLREKARYAVLHGRRLEINTAVDLMMKKSLVVEWGIRQGMHVMGSDSPYDFLHKTLSYNTAEISPLITQDVLLLAGQDDHYVPVHQLTEQISALTNVRSLTARMFTAKENAGSHCQLGNIGLAAEVILDWINQTAPADGLKPAPAISTIFPA